In the Solanum pennellii chromosome 5, SPENNV200 genome, one interval contains:
- the LOC107019855 gene encoding FCS-Like Zinc finger 3 produces the protein MIGNMRRTTSTTRITVDVMNNGEGKPFDLDLGTNYGFYGHDHQHVSSKYHHRSSSYQGFHHQIEEKSHFLTTCGLCNHRLTPSRDIYMYRGDTAFCSMECREQQMKSDKRKEKLKLLVLKKKTENYQNYSELPFANSENSGKTKTIVAA, from the exons ATGATAGGTAACATGAGAAGAACAACAAGCACAACAAGGATCACCGTTGATGTGATGAACAATGGAGAAGGAAAACCGTTTGATCTTGATCTTGGTACTAATTATGGATTTTATGGTCATGATCATCAACACGTGTCATCAAAATATCACCATAGAAGTTCAAGTTATCAAGGTTTTCATCatcaaatagaagaaaaatctCATTTCTTGACAACTTGTGGACTTTGTAACCATCGATTGACACCTTCTCGTGATATCTACATgtatag GGGTGATACAGCATTCTGTAGTATGGAGTGTAGGGAACAACAAATGAAAAGtgataaaagaaaagagaaattaaagCTTCTTGTCCTTAAAAAGAAGActgaaaattatcaaaattactCAGAATTGCCCTTTGCTAACTCTGAAAATTCTGGCAAGACTAAAACTATTGTAGCAGCTTGA